The Astyanax mexicanus isolate ESR-SI-001 chromosome 20, AstMex3_surface, whole genome shotgun sequence genome contains a region encoding:
- the LOC103036043 gene encoding beta-galactosidase-1-like protein 2 isoform X1, whose protein sequence is MVILSVRSSHRRRYVALFLSITGVIIYRHLSEKSGRIRISRTHGLSVNSSQFSLGGESFRLLGGSLHYFRIPRAYWKDRMLKMKACGVNTLTTSVPWNLHEPERGEFQFRGNLDLEMFLIQAADLGLWVVLRPGPYIGSDLDLGGLPSWLLRDKKMKLRTTYPGFTEAVNAFFDKLIPKVVPLQFKKGGPIIAVQVEHAYGSFAVDSDYMPFLKEALQSRGVSELLLTSDSHEGLKSGGLSGALRTLNLRKLNYEDIKYLEAVQPNSPILIMEHWTGWFDGWGDLHHTFPAEDMVAVVREVLRQGMSINLYVFHGGTNFGFMSGASANPSYKPLVTSYDYDAPLSEDGDYTPKYHLLRDIFSRYNNYLLSDVPGLRRKKGYEAAIMFQHLFLWDALPFTHEPFKSRLPVNMENLPVNNKNGQAYGYTLYETTITTGGFLKSRDNIRDRALVFVNRGFIGLFNYKTLELAVPEGKQERTLSLLVENCGRAHSGKALDHQRKGIVGDIFLNNTPLRDFTIYSLDMTQSFIDSLYRAPWKFLPEKPSFPGFFQGRLFVDGYPSDTFVKLPGWSKGVVFINGQNLGRYWDLGPQQALYIPGPFLNSGLNLVTVFEEHDADFKLHFEDTPDLGMTVDIQ, encoded by the exons CGGGTTGAGTGTCAACTCTTCCCAGTTCAGCTTGGGAGGTGAGTCGTTTCGCCTCCTGGGAGGCTCACTTCACTACTTCCGGATACCCAGGGCCTACTGGAAGGATCGCATGTTGAAAATGAAGGCTTGCGGCGTCAACACCCTCACGAC atcTGTGCCGTGGAATCTACACGAGCCGGAAAGAGGAGAGTTCCAGTTCCGTGGAAATTTGGATTTGGA AATGTTCCTCATCCAGGCTGCTGACCTGGGTCTGTGGGTGGTTCTCCGGCCAGGACCCTACATAGGCTCAGACCTGGATCTTGGAGGATTGCCTAG TTGGCTGTTAAGAGACAAGAAGATGAAGCTGAGGACCACGTACCCAGGCTTTACAGAAGCTGTCAATGCTTTCTTTGACAAGCTCATTCCAAAGGTGGTGCCTTTGCAG tttaaaaaaggTGGTCCTATCATAGCTGTTCAAGTGGAACATGCGTATGGATCGTTTGCAGTGGACAGTGACTATATGCCCTTTCTTAAAGAG GCTCTTCAGTCCAGAGGTGTCAGTGAGCTCCTTCTGACGTCTGACAGCCACGAGGGTTTAAAGAGTGGTGGACTGAGTGGAG CCCTCAGAACTCTAAATCTGCGCAAATTAAATTACGAAGACATCAAGTATCTGGAAGCTGTGCAG CCCAACAGCCCCATACTGATTATGGAGCATTGGACCGGATGGTTTGATGGCTGGGGTGACCTTCACCACACTTTTCCAGCTGAGG ACATGGTGGCCGTAGTGAGGGAGGTTCTGAGACAGGGAATGTCCATCAACCTGTACGTGTTTCACGGTGGGACAAACTTCGGCTTCATGAGCGGCGCTTCAGCAAATCCCTCCTACAAACCTCTCGTCACAAGCTATG ATTATGATGCTCCTTTGTCTGAAGATGGAGATTACACACCAAAGTACCACCTCCTCAGAGACATCTTCAGCCGATACAACA ATTATCTGCTCTCAGACGTGCCAGGTCTGCGCAGGAAGAAAGGGTACGAGGCAGCGATCATGTTCCAACACCTCTTCTTATGGGACGCCCTGCCCTTCACACACGAG CCTTTTAAATCCCGGCTTCCAGTCAACATGGAAAATCTTCCAGTAAATAACAAGAATGGACAAGCGTATGGCTACACCCTGTACGAGACCACCATCACCACTGGAGGCTTCCTGAAGTCTCGAGACAACATCCGAGACCGGGCCCTG GTGTTTGTGAACAGAGGTTTCATTGGCTTATTTAATTACAAGACGCTGGAATTAGCCGTTCCTGAGGGGAAG CAGGAGCGGACTTTGAGCTTACTGGTGGAAAACTGTGGGAGAGCACATTCTGGAAAAGCTTTGGATCATCAGCGAAAAG gtaTTGTAGGAGACATTTTTTTGAACAACACGCCCCTCAGAGACTTCACCATTTACAGCCTGGATATGACCCAAAGCTTTATTGATAG tttgtACAGAGCTCCATGGAAGTTCCTTCCTGAGAAGCCGAGCTTTCCAGGATTTTTCCAGGGACGGCTGTTTGTGGACGGCTATCCAAGTGACACGTTTGTTAAGCTACCA GGCTGGAGTAAAGGTGTAGTCTTCATTAACGGGCAGAACCTCGGACGATACTGGGACCTCGGCCCCCAGCAAGCACTTTACATCCCGGGGCCTTTCCTTAACAGTGGACTCAATCTG GTCACTGTGTTTGAGGAACATGACGCAGATTTTAAACTGCACTTTGAGGACACTCCTGATCTGGGAATGACTGTCGATATTCAGTGA
- the slc37a4b gene encoding glucose-6-phosphate exchanger SLC37A4b gives MGATGYGYYRTVIFISMFLGYLLYYFNRKTFSFLMPSVMEEIKLDKEELGLITSSQTLAYAISKFISGVLSDQLSARWLFSAGLLIVGGINIVFSWSSTVMVFTGLWFVNGLGQGFGWPPCGKVLRKWFEPSQFGTWWAVLSCSMNLAGSLGPIITTVLAEYYSWRTIISVSGVICMGFAFVCVLLVKNEPSDVGLPSIQPGSKKGKGNKNTPNDESTLKDFLLSPYLWVLSMGYLVVFGVKIACTDWGQLFLMQEKGQSAMMGSSYMSALEVGGFAGSIAAGFLSDRAVARHGLGTHGNPRHALLLTMMAGMSVSMYLFRVTITAEAPKEDPLWVIALHPVSVLTGLSEKEIWILTLGAVFGFSSYGPIALFGVIANESAPSNYCGTSHAIVALMANVGAFLAGLPFSAIANRYSWHTAFWVAEVICALTTVCFFLLRNMRTKMGHVLKKTD, from the exons ATGGGGGCCACAGGGTATGGATATTACCGCACTGTCATTTTTATCTCAATGTTTTTGGGATATCTGCTGTATTACTTCAATAGGAAGACCTTCTCCTTTCTGATGCCATCAGTCATGGAGGAGATTAAACTGGACAAGGAAGAGCTTG GCCTGATCACCAGCAGCCAAACGTTGGCTTATGCCATCAGTAAATTTATCAGTGGAGTTCTGTCTGATCAGCTCAGCGCCCGCTGGCTCTTTTCTGCTGGACTTTTGATCGTGGGAGGAATAAACATAGTCTTCTCCTGGTCGTCCACAGTCATGGTCTTCACTGGACTCTGGTTTGTGAACGGTCTCGGGCAGGGATTTGGTTGGCCACCCTGCGGCAAGGTGCTCCGGAAG TGGTTTGAGCCGTCCCAGTTTGGAACCTGGTGGGCGGTTCTCTCCTGCAGTATGAACTTGGCCGGCAGTCTGGGTCCCATCATTACCACTGTACTGGCTGAGTACTACAGCTGGAGGACCATCATCTCAGTGTCCGGCGTGATCTGCATGGGCTTTGCGTTTGTCTGCGTCCTGCTGGTCAAGAACGAGCCCAGCGATGTGGGTCTGCCCAGCATCCAGCCTGGCAGCAAGAAGGGCAAAGGCAACAAAAACA CCCCAAATGATGAGAGTACGCTTAAAGATTTCCTGCTGTCTCCATACCTGTGGGTCCTATCCATGGGTTATCTGGTTGTGTTTGGGGTGAAGATTGCCTGCACTGACTGGGGGCAGTTGTTCCTCATGCAAGAGAAAGGCCAGTCTGCTATGATGG GCAGTTCGTATATGAGTGCCCTGGAGGTTGGTGGTTTCGCTGGTAGCATTGCAGCAGGCTTCCTCTCAGACAGAGCTGTTGCACGA CATGGGCTGGGAACCCATGGCAACCCTCGGCATGCTCTCCTCCTGACCATGATGGCGGGCATGTCTGTGTCTATGTATCTGTTCCGGGTCACCATCACAGCAGAGGCCCCCAAG gAAGATCCACTCTGGGTTATTGCTCTCCACCCAGTCTCTGTGCTGACTGGTCTATCGGAGAAAGAG ATCTGGATCTTAACTCTAGGTGCTGTATTTGGGTTTTCATCGTATGGCCCGATTGCATTGTTTGGGGTCATCGCTAATGAGAGTGCACCCTCTAACTATTGTGGAACATCACATGCTATTGTAGCCCTCATGGCAAATG TTGGTGCTTTCCTCGCTGGCCTGCCCTTCAGTGCCATCGCTAACCGCTACAGCTGGCACACGGCCTTCTGGGTGGCTGAGGTGATCTGCGCACTGACCACGGTTTGCTTCTTCCTGCTGCGTAACATGCGGACGAAAATGGGGCATGTGCTCAAAAAGACAGACTGA
- the b3gat1b gene encoding galactosylgalactosylxylosylprotein 3-beta-glucuronosyltransferase 1 isoform X2 has translation MPRRRDLLALVLIILPWMLLITVWNQSPVTPQPVTRKDNRRVVSKTHHNSLTLKESCVLYNSASPGLIRTEYAYGRPPPWSDLLPVIHVITPTYTRPVQKAELTRLANTLLHVPNLHWIVVEDAPRKTSLVSRLLRGMGLNHTHLSVETPRAYRLHREPRGTRVPRGTAQRNLGLRWLRESLGHGANHRGVVYFADDDNTYSLELFEEMRSTQKVSVWPVAFVGGLRYESPKINTMGKVYGWRTVFDPHRPFAIDMAGFAINLQLILNKPQAYFKLKGVKGGYQESSLLRELVTLGDLEPKANNCTKVLVWHTRTERPVLVNEGKRGFTDFNVEI, from the exons ATGCCGAGGAGAAGAGACCTGCTCGCGCTGGTGCTGATCATTTTGCCATGGATGCTACTCATCACTGTCTGGAATCAGAGCCCAGTCACTCCACAGCCTGTCACCCGGAAGG ATAACAGGCGTGTCGTCAGCAAGACTCATCACAACAGCCTCACATTGAAAGAATCCTGCGTTTTATATAACAGCGCCTCACCGGGACTCATTCGGACGGAATACGCTTATGGTCGGCCGCCACCGTGGTCTGACCTGCTGCCCGTCATCCACGTCATAACACCTACATACACCCGACCCGTCCAGAAAGCAGAACTGACTCGACTAGCTAACACTCTACTGCACGTGCCCAACCTGCACTGGATTGTGGTGGAGGATGCCCCCCGCAAGACCTCGCTGGTGTCCAGGTTGCTGCGTGGCATGGGCCTGAACCACACCCACCTGAGTGTGGAAACCCCCAGGGCCTACAGGCTGCACAGGGAGCCCCGGGGTACACGTGTGCCTCGTGGAACTGCCCAGAGGAACCTTGGCCTGCGCTGGCTCAGGGAATCTCTTGGTCATGGCGCCAACCACCGAGGGGTTGTGTACTTTGCAGATGATGACAACACATACAGCCTGGAGCTGTTTGAGGAG ATGCGCTCAACGCAGAAGGTGTCAGTCTGGCCGGTTGCCTTCGTTGGCGGACTTCGTTATGAGTCGCCCAAAATCAATACCATGGGTAAAGTGTACGGCTGGAGGACAGTGTTTGACCCTCACCGTCCTTTCGCCATCGACATGGCGGGATTCGCTATCAACCTGCAGCTCATCCTCAACAAACCTCAGGCCTATTTTAAGCTGAAGGGAGTTAAAGGGGGCTACCAGGAGAGCAGCCTGCTGAGGGAGCTGGTCACTCTTGGGGATTTGGAACCCAAGGCCAACAACTGCACGAAG gTCCTTGTCTGGCACACTCGGACGGAAAGACCCGTGCTGGTCAACGAAGGGAAAAGGGGCTTCACAGATTTTAATGTGGAAATATGA
- the b3gat1b gene encoding galactosylgalactosylxylosylprotein 3-beta-glucuronosyltransferase 1 isoform X1: MPRRRDLLALVLIILPWMLLITVWNQSPVTPQPVTRKGKNSDNRRVVSKTHHNSLTLKESCVLYNSASPGLIRTEYAYGRPPPWSDLLPVIHVITPTYTRPVQKAELTRLANTLLHVPNLHWIVVEDAPRKTSLVSRLLRGMGLNHTHLSVETPRAYRLHREPRGTRVPRGTAQRNLGLRWLRESLGHGANHRGVVYFADDDNTYSLELFEEMRSTQKVSVWPVAFVGGLRYESPKINTMGKVYGWRTVFDPHRPFAIDMAGFAINLQLILNKPQAYFKLKGVKGGYQESSLLRELVTLGDLEPKANNCTKVLVWHTRTERPVLVNEGKRGFTDFNVEI, encoded by the exons ATGCCGAGGAGAAGAGACCTGCTCGCGCTGGTGCTGATCATTTTGCCATGGATGCTACTCATCACTGTCTGGAATCAGAGCCCAGTCACTCCACAGCCTGTCACCCGGAAGGGTAAAAATTCAG ATAACAGGCGTGTCGTCAGCAAGACTCATCACAACAGCCTCACATTGAAAGAATCCTGCGTTTTATATAACAGCGCCTCACCGGGACTCATTCGGACGGAATACGCTTATGGTCGGCCGCCACCGTGGTCTGACCTGCTGCCCGTCATCCACGTCATAACACCTACATACACCCGACCCGTCCAGAAAGCAGAACTGACTCGACTAGCTAACACTCTACTGCACGTGCCCAACCTGCACTGGATTGTGGTGGAGGATGCCCCCCGCAAGACCTCGCTGGTGTCCAGGTTGCTGCGTGGCATGGGCCTGAACCACACCCACCTGAGTGTGGAAACCCCCAGGGCCTACAGGCTGCACAGGGAGCCCCGGGGTACACGTGTGCCTCGTGGAACTGCCCAGAGGAACCTTGGCCTGCGCTGGCTCAGGGAATCTCTTGGTCATGGCGCCAACCACCGAGGGGTTGTGTACTTTGCAGATGATGACAACACATACAGCCTGGAGCTGTTTGAGGAG ATGCGCTCAACGCAGAAGGTGTCAGTCTGGCCGGTTGCCTTCGTTGGCGGACTTCGTTATGAGTCGCCCAAAATCAATACCATGGGTAAAGTGTACGGCTGGAGGACAGTGTTTGACCCTCACCGTCCTTTCGCCATCGACATGGCGGGATTCGCTATCAACCTGCAGCTCATCCTCAACAAACCTCAGGCCTATTTTAAGCTGAAGGGAGTTAAAGGGGGCTACCAGGAGAGCAGCCTGCTGAGGGAGCTGGTCACTCTTGGGGATTTGGAACCCAAGGCCAACAACTGCACGAAG gTCCTTGTCTGGCACACTCGGACGGAAAGACCCGTGCTGGTCAACGAAGGGAAAAGGGGCTTCACAGATTTTAATGTGGAAATATGA
- the LOC103036043 gene encoding beta-galactosidase-1-like protein 2 isoform X3, which yields MFLIQAADLGLWVVLRPGPYIGSDLDLGGLPSWLLRDKKMKLRTTYPGFTEAVNAFFDKLIPKVVPLQFKKGGPIIAVQVEHAYGSFAVDSDYMPFLKEALQSRGVSELLLTSDSHEGLKSGGLSGALRTLNLRKLNYEDIKYLEAVQPNSPILIMEHWTGWFDGWGDLHHTFPAEDMVAVVREVLRQGMSINLYVFHGGTNFGFMSGASANPSYKPLVTSYDYDAPLSEDGDYTPKYHLLRDIFSRYNNYLLSDVPGLRRKKGYEAAIMFQHLFLWDALPFTHEPFKSRLPVNMENLPVNNKNGQAYGYTLYETTITTGGFLKSRDNIRDRALVFVNRGFIGLFNYKTLELAVPEGKQERTLSLLVENCGRAHSGKALDHQRKGIVGDIFLNNTPLRDFTIYSLDMTQSFIDSLYRAPWKFLPEKPSFPGFFQGRLFVDGYPSDTFVKLPGWSKGVVFINGQNLGRYWDLGPQQALYIPGPFLNSGLNLVTVFEEHDADFKLHFEDTPDLGMTVDIQ from the exons ATGTTCCTCATCCAGGCTGCTGACCTGGGTCTGTGGGTGGTTCTCCGGCCAGGACCCTACATAGGCTCAGACCTGGATCTTGGAGGATTGCCTAG TTGGCTGTTAAGAGACAAGAAGATGAAGCTGAGGACCACGTACCCAGGCTTTACAGAAGCTGTCAATGCTTTCTTTGACAAGCTCATTCCAAAGGTGGTGCCTTTGCAG tttaaaaaaggTGGTCCTATCATAGCTGTTCAAGTGGAACATGCGTATGGATCGTTTGCAGTGGACAGTGACTATATGCCCTTTCTTAAAGAG GCTCTTCAGTCCAGAGGTGTCAGTGAGCTCCTTCTGACGTCTGACAGCCACGAGGGTTTAAAGAGTGGTGGACTGAGTGGAG CCCTCAGAACTCTAAATCTGCGCAAATTAAATTACGAAGACATCAAGTATCTGGAAGCTGTGCAG CCCAACAGCCCCATACTGATTATGGAGCATTGGACCGGATGGTTTGATGGCTGGGGTGACCTTCACCACACTTTTCCAGCTGAGG ACATGGTGGCCGTAGTGAGGGAGGTTCTGAGACAGGGAATGTCCATCAACCTGTACGTGTTTCACGGTGGGACAAACTTCGGCTTCATGAGCGGCGCTTCAGCAAATCCCTCCTACAAACCTCTCGTCACAAGCTATG ATTATGATGCTCCTTTGTCTGAAGATGGAGATTACACACCAAAGTACCACCTCCTCAGAGACATCTTCAGCCGATACAACA ATTATCTGCTCTCAGACGTGCCAGGTCTGCGCAGGAAGAAAGGGTACGAGGCAGCGATCATGTTCCAACACCTCTTCTTATGGGACGCCCTGCCCTTCACACACGAG CCTTTTAAATCCCGGCTTCCAGTCAACATGGAAAATCTTCCAGTAAATAACAAGAATGGACAAGCGTATGGCTACACCCTGTACGAGACCACCATCACCACTGGAGGCTTCCTGAAGTCTCGAGACAACATCCGAGACCGGGCCCTG GTGTTTGTGAACAGAGGTTTCATTGGCTTATTTAATTACAAGACGCTGGAATTAGCCGTTCCTGAGGGGAAG CAGGAGCGGACTTTGAGCTTACTGGTGGAAAACTGTGGGAGAGCACATTCTGGAAAAGCTTTGGATCATCAGCGAAAAG gtaTTGTAGGAGACATTTTTTTGAACAACACGCCCCTCAGAGACTTCACCATTTACAGCCTGGATATGACCCAAAGCTTTATTGATAG tttgtACAGAGCTCCATGGAAGTTCCTTCCTGAGAAGCCGAGCTTTCCAGGATTTTTCCAGGGACGGCTGTTTGTGGACGGCTATCCAAGTGACACGTTTGTTAAGCTACCA GGCTGGAGTAAAGGTGTAGTCTTCATTAACGGGCAGAACCTCGGACGATACTGGGACCTCGGCCCCCAGCAAGCACTTTACATCCCGGGGCCTTTCCTTAACAGTGGACTCAATCTG GTCACTGTGTTTGAGGAACATGACGCAGATTTTAAACTGCACTTTGAGGACACTCCTGATCTGGGAATGACTGTCGATATTCAGTGA
- the LOC103036043 gene encoding beta-galactosidase-1-like protein 2 isoform X2 has product MVILSVRSSHRRRYVALFLSITGVIIYRHLSEKSGRIRISRTHGLSVNSSQFSLGGESFRLLGGSLHYFRIPRAYWKDRMLKMKACGVNTLTTSVPWNLHEPERGEFQFRGNLDLEMFLIQAADLGLWVVLRPGPYIGSDLDLGGLPSWLLRDKKMKLRTTYPGFTEAVNAFFDKLIPKVVPLQFKKGGPIIAVQVEHAYGSFAVDSDYMPFLKEALQSRGVSELLLTSDSHEGLKSGGLSGALRTLNLRKLNYEDIKYLEAVQPNSPILIMEHWTGWFDGWGDLHHTFPAEDMVAVVREVLRQGMSINLYVFHGGTNFGFMSGASANPSYKPLVTSYDYDAPLSEDGDYTPKYHLLRDIFSRYNNYLLSDVPGLRRKKGYEAAIMFQHLFLWDALPFTHEPFKSRLPVNMENLPVNNKNGQAYGYTLYETTITTGGFLKSRDNIRDRALVFVNRGFIGLFNYKTLELAVPEGKERTLSLLVENCGRAHSGKALDHQRKGIVGDIFLNNTPLRDFTIYSLDMTQSFIDSLYRAPWKFLPEKPSFPGFFQGRLFVDGYPSDTFVKLPGWSKGVVFINGQNLGRYWDLGPQQALYIPGPFLNSGLNLVTVFEEHDADFKLHFEDTPDLGMTVDIQ; this is encoded by the exons CGGGTTGAGTGTCAACTCTTCCCAGTTCAGCTTGGGAGGTGAGTCGTTTCGCCTCCTGGGAGGCTCACTTCACTACTTCCGGATACCCAGGGCCTACTGGAAGGATCGCATGTTGAAAATGAAGGCTTGCGGCGTCAACACCCTCACGAC atcTGTGCCGTGGAATCTACACGAGCCGGAAAGAGGAGAGTTCCAGTTCCGTGGAAATTTGGATTTGGA AATGTTCCTCATCCAGGCTGCTGACCTGGGTCTGTGGGTGGTTCTCCGGCCAGGACCCTACATAGGCTCAGACCTGGATCTTGGAGGATTGCCTAG TTGGCTGTTAAGAGACAAGAAGATGAAGCTGAGGACCACGTACCCAGGCTTTACAGAAGCTGTCAATGCTTTCTTTGACAAGCTCATTCCAAAGGTGGTGCCTTTGCAG tttaaaaaaggTGGTCCTATCATAGCTGTTCAAGTGGAACATGCGTATGGATCGTTTGCAGTGGACAGTGACTATATGCCCTTTCTTAAAGAG GCTCTTCAGTCCAGAGGTGTCAGTGAGCTCCTTCTGACGTCTGACAGCCACGAGGGTTTAAAGAGTGGTGGACTGAGTGGAG CCCTCAGAACTCTAAATCTGCGCAAATTAAATTACGAAGACATCAAGTATCTGGAAGCTGTGCAG CCCAACAGCCCCATACTGATTATGGAGCATTGGACCGGATGGTTTGATGGCTGGGGTGACCTTCACCACACTTTTCCAGCTGAGG ACATGGTGGCCGTAGTGAGGGAGGTTCTGAGACAGGGAATGTCCATCAACCTGTACGTGTTTCACGGTGGGACAAACTTCGGCTTCATGAGCGGCGCTTCAGCAAATCCCTCCTACAAACCTCTCGTCACAAGCTATG ATTATGATGCTCCTTTGTCTGAAGATGGAGATTACACACCAAAGTACCACCTCCTCAGAGACATCTTCAGCCGATACAACA ATTATCTGCTCTCAGACGTGCCAGGTCTGCGCAGGAAGAAAGGGTACGAGGCAGCGATCATGTTCCAACACCTCTTCTTATGGGACGCCCTGCCCTTCACACACGAG CCTTTTAAATCCCGGCTTCCAGTCAACATGGAAAATCTTCCAGTAAATAACAAGAATGGACAAGCGTATGGCTACACCCTGTACGAGACCACCATCACCACTGGAGGCTTCCTGAAGTCTCGAGACAACATCCGAGACCGGGCCCTG GTGTTTGTGAACAGAGGTTTCATTGGCTTATTTAATTACAAGACGCTGGAATTAGCCGTTCCTGAGGGGAAG GAGCGGACTTTGAGCTTACTGGTGGAAAACTGTGGGAGAGCACATTCTGGAAAAGCTTTGGATCATCAGCGAAAAG gtaTTGTAGGAGACATTTTTTTGAACAACACGCCCCTCAGAGACTTCACCATTTACAGCCTGGATATGACCCAAAGCTTTATTGATAG tttgtACAGAGCTCCATGGAAGTTCCTTCCTGAGAAGCCGAGCTTTCCAGGATTTTTCCAGGGACGGCTGTTTGTGGACGGCTATCCAAGTGACACGTTTGTTAAGCTACCA GGCTGGAGTAAAGGTGTAGTCTTCATTAACGGGCAGAACCTCGGACGATACTGGGACCTCGGCCCCCAGCAAGCACTTTACATCCCGGGGCCTTTCCTTAACAGTGGACTCAATCTG GTCACTGTGTTTGAGGAACATGACGCAGATTTTAAACTGCACTTTGAGGACACTCCTGATCTGGGAATGACTGTCGATATTCAGTGA